The proteins below are encoded in one region of Thunnus maccoyii chromosome 24, fThuMac1.1, whole genome shotgun sequence:
- the LOC121892082 gene encoding nuclear receptor subfamily 4 group A member 2-like codes for MPCVQTQCGSSPQGASPASQSAVGERSCDFLTPEFVKFSMDLTNNEISAASSGPSFGPLTDTYSSGYDVKPTCLFQMPVQGELPCVKVEDVHGCPRYQPNQHHPHQSDELLSSPGSVYYYRSPSPHTSNFQTPPGHIWEDSGSLYSFRQDYLAAAHRKNTLSRFSLFSLKHAQHGSQSLSTCQMKFDGSLHVSMNLDAAGAHQPLDSPGVLGCTGLGKQPGVGFPHPFQLAHSHHFKDYQSPSGPSRGPLSAEGLCAVCGDNAACQHYGVRTCEGCKGFFKRTVQKNAKYVCLAAKNCPVDKRRRNRCQYCRFQKCLAVGMVKEVVRTDGLKGRRGRLPSKPKALPDSSSPVSTLSALIRAHVESNPSPSRLDYAKFKESPESPLGDDAQHVRQFYDLLTRSMEVIRGWAQKIPGFTSLPKHDQDLLFYSAFLELFVLRLSYRSNPEEGKLIFCDGSVWHRLQCLRGFGEWIDSIVEFSANLQRMNLDVSTFSCICTLALVTERHGLKEPKKVEELQSNIVKCLKDGGMCADRGSNCWSNHLSRLLEKLPELRTLCIQGLQRIFYLKLEDLVPPPAIIDKLFLDTLPF; via the exons ATGCCGTGCGTCCAGACCCAGTGCGGCTCCTCTCCACAAGGAGCCAGCCCGGCCTCACAGAGCGCCGTCGGAGAGCGCAGCTGCGACTTCCTCACCCCGGAGTTTGTCAAGTTTAGCATGGACCTTACCAACAATGAAATATCAGCAGCCTCGTCGGGTCCCAGTTTTGGCCCTTTAACGGACACCTACAGCTCCGGCTACGACGTTAAGCCCACATGTCTCTTCCAAATGCCGGTTCAGGGGGAGCTTCCGTGCGTCAAGGTGGAGGATGTTCACGGATGTCCGCGGTATCAGCCGAATCAGCATCATCCGCACCAATCAGACGAGCTGCTCTCCTCTCCGGGCTCAGTTTATTATTACCGGTCTCCATCGCCACATACATCCAACTTCCAAACTCCACCGGGACACATATGGGAAGACTCCGGCTCTCTGTACAGTTTCCGTCAAGACTATTTGGCGGCAGCgcacaggaaaaacacattatctaGATTCTCACTGTTTTCTCTCAAACACGCGCAACACGGCAGCCAGAGCTTGTCCACCTGCCAAATGAAATTTGACGGATCTCTCCATGTGTCCATGAACCTGGACGCGGCCGGTGCGCACCAGCCGCTGGACAGCCCCGGGGTTTTGGGCTGCACTGGTCTCGGAAAGCAGCCTGGTGTAGGATTTCCTCACCCTTTCCAGCTCGCCCACAGCCACCACTTTAAGGACTATCAGAGTCCTTCGGGCCCCAGTCGAGGACCGCTGAGCGCGGAGGGGCTGTGCGCGGTGTGCGGGGATAACGCAGCCTGCCAGCACTACGGGGTGCGCACCTGCGAAGGCTGCAAGGGATTTTTCAAG CGTACAGTgcaaaaaaatgccaaatacgTGTGTTTGGCTGCCAAAAACTGCCCTGTGGACAAACGCAGGAGGAACCGATGCCAATATTGTCGCTTCCAGAAGTGCCTTGCAGTGGGAATGGTCAAAGAAG TGGTAAGGACAGACGGTCTGAAAGGTCGAAGGGGTCGCCTGCCATCTAAACCGAAAGCTCTTCCGGACTCGTCCTCGCCTGTCAGCACCCTCAGCGCCCTCATCAGGGCACACGTGGAGTCGAACCCTTCGCCCTCTCGCCTTGATTACGCCAAA TTCAAAGAGAGTCCTGAAAGCCCGCTGGGAGATGATGCTCAACATGTGCGGCAGTTTTATGACCTCTTGACCAGATCGATGGAGGTGATTCGAGGTTGGGCGCAGAAGATCCCGGGCTTTACCTCCCTGCCCAAGCATGACCAAGACCTCCTGTTCTACTCTGCTTTCCTGGAGCTCTTTGTTTTGCGACTGTCGTACAG GTCCAACCCAGAGGAAGGGAAGCTGATCTTCTGCGATGGGTCGGTGTGGCACCGGCTCCAGTGCCTGCGGGGTTTTGGGGAGTGGATCGACAGCATCGTAGAGTTCTCAGCCAATCTGCAGAGGATGAATTTGGACGTCTCCACCTTCTCCTGCATATGCACCCTCGCCCTGGTCACCG AGCGGCACGGACTGAAGGAGCCCAAGAAagtggaggagctgcagagcaACATCGTCAAGTGCTTGAAGGACGGCGGGATGTGTGCCGACAGAGGCTCAAACTGTTGGTCCAACCATTTGTCCAGACTTTTGGAAAAGCTGCCTGAACTTCGCACTCTGTGCATCCAAGGCCTGCAGAGGATTTTTTATTTGAAGCTGGAGGATTTGGTGCCGCCGCCTGCAATAATAGATAAGTTATTCCTCGACACGTTGCCATTTTAG
- the LOC121892057 gene encoding tubulin alpha-1C chain-like: MRECISIHVGQAGVQMGNTCWELYCLEHGIQPDGHMPSDKPSGGYDDSFTTFFSETGTGKYVPRAIFVDLEPTVIDEVRSGTYRQLFHPEQLISGKEDAANNYARGHYTVGKEHIDSVLDRIRKLSDQCTGLQGFLVFHSFGGGTGSGFTSLLMERLSVDFGKKSKLEFAIYPAPQVSTAVVEPYNSILTTHTTLEHSDCAFMVDNEAIYDICRRNLDIERPSYTNLNRLISQIVSSITASLRFDGALNVDLTEFQTNLVPYPRIHFPLATYAPVISAEKAYHEQLTVAEITNSCFEPANQMVKCDPRHGKYMACCLLYRGDVVPKDVNVAIGNIKTKRSIQFVDWCPTGFKVGINYQPPTVVPGGDLAKVQRAVCMLSNTTAIAEAWARLDHKFDLMYAKRAFVHWYVGEGMEEGEFSEAREDMAALEKDYEEVGIDSVEEDEEGEEY, encoded by the exons aTG CGCGAGTGTATCTCTATCCACGTCGGCCAGGCTGGTGTCCAGATGGGCAACACCTGCTGGGAGCTGTACTGCTTGGAGCACGGCATCCAGCCAGACGGCCACATGCCCAGCGACAAGCCTTCCGGAGGCTACGATGACTCCTTCACAACCTTCTTCAGTGAGACCGGCACTGGGAAGTATGTTCCCAGAGCCATCTTTGTCGACCTAGAGCCCACCGTTATTG ATGAGGTTCGTTCAGGCACATACCGCCAGCTTTTCCACCCCGAGCAGCTGATCTCAGGGAAGGAGGATGCTGCCAACAACTACGCCCGCGGTCACTACACCGTTGGAAAGGAGCACATTGACTCTGTACTCGACAGGATCCGCAAACTG TCTGACCAGTGCACCGGTCTGCAAGGTTTTCTGGTGTTTCACTCCTTCGGAGGAGGAACTGGCTCTGGCTTCACCTCTCTGTTGATGGAGCGTCTCTCAGTAGACTTTGGCAAGAAGTCCAAGCTGGAGTTTGCCATCTACCCAGCTCCTCAGGTGTCCACAGCAGTGGTGGAGCCCTATAACTCCATCCTGACCACCCACACCACCCTGGAGCACTCCGACTGCGCCTTCATGGTGGACAATGAGGCCATCTACGACATCTGCCGCAGGAATCTGGACATCGAGCGTCCCTCGTATACCAACCTGAATCGCCTTATCAGCCAGATCGTCTCCTCCATCACTGCCTCCCTGCGCTTCGACGGCGCCTTGAATGTAGACCTGACAGAGTTCCAGACCAACTTGGTGCCCTACCCTCGTATCCACTTCCCTCTGGCCACCTACGCCCCAGTTATCTCAGCGGAGAAGGCCTACCATGAGCAGCTCACTGTGGCTGAAATCACCAACTCCTGCTTTgagccagccaatcagatggTGAAATGCGACCCTCGTCATGGCAAGTACATGGCCTGCTGTCTGCTGTACCGTGGCGATGTGGTGCCCAAAGATGTCAACGTGGCTATCGgcaacatcaaaacaaagcGATCCATCCAGTTTGTGGACTGGTGTCCCACAGGCTTCAAGGTAGGCATCAACTACCAGCCTCCCACAGTGGTTCCAGGAGGAGACCTGGCCAAGGTGCAGAGGGCCGTGTGCATGCTGAGCAACACCACCGCCATCGCTGAGGCCTGGGCTCGACTCGACCACAAGTTTGACCTGATGTACGCCAAGAGGGCCTTCGTGCACTGGTACGTCGGAGAGgggatggaggagggagagttCTCAGAGGCCAGAGAAGACATGGCTGCCCTGGAGAAGGATTACGAAGAGGTCGGCATCGACTCAgtggaggaagatgaagaggggGAGGAGTATTAG